The following proteins are co-located in the Desulfobacterales bacterium genome:
- a CDS encoding efflux RND transporter periplasmic adaptor subunit, with amino-acid sequence MRKFIYRHIRRAMVIVPIAAALAVSGYLIMHRPGPEKKAEVESVRALRVIEAPVVDLVPRATGYGVAAPGQVWEAVAEVKGTIVEMHPRLDSGEIIEAKSILAKIDPTEYELAVARLEAGIEEARAKIFELNAEEKNTKRLLAIERRSLDLARKSLERQRAALEREAIAPDQVDREERNFLQQQQKVRQLENTLSLIPARRKSLKASLAANQARLEQAEIDLAKTVIKAPFDCRLSDVKLETGQFVRAGQSLFKAHATAVTEVEARFRAEQLRNLLEVDKRSRFQPGITTGTFRQLFRNVGAVVRLQNGEWSADWNARVDRVRETMDAKTREMRVVVAVDRPYEKAQPGVRPPLTAGMFCEVTLSGPVQPKKVVLPRSAMHEGTVFTVDNQQRLRKKQVTVDFAQSDFVVLKSGLSRGEKVVVSDPSPAIDGMKVSTTTDENLRQHLLTISQAKEAH; translated from the coding sequence ATGCGGAAATTCATATACCGGCATATCCGGCGGGCAATGGTGATCGTTCCCATTGCAGCAGCGCTGGCGGTTTCCGGATATCTGATAATGCACCGGCCGGGACCTGAAAAAAAGGCCGAAGTTGAATCGGTACGGGCGCTTCGGGTCATCGAAGCGCCCGTTGTGGACCTGGTACCCAGGGCAACCGGTTACGGGGTGGCTGCGCCGGGACAGGTCTGGGAGGCGGTGGCCGAAGTCAAGGGTACGATAGTGGAGATGCATCCCCGACTGGATTCCGGGGAGATCATTGAGGCCAAAAGCATACTGGCAAAAATCGACCCCACGGAATACGAACTGGCTGTCGCCCGCCTGGAGGCAGGTATTGAAGAAGCCCGGGCAAAAATTTTTGAGCTGAACGCGGAAGAAAAAAACACAAAACGGCTGCTGGCAATAGAAAGGCGATCCCTGGATCTGGCCCGCAAGTCGCTGGAGCGGCAGCGCGCGGCACTGGAGCGGGAAGCCATCGCGCCGGATCAAGTGGACCGGGAGGAAAGAAATTTTTTGCAGCAGCAGCAAAAAGTACGGCAGCTGGAAAATACCCTGTCGCTTATTCCTGCAAGACGAAAATCCCTGAAGGCTTCGCTGGCAGCAAACCAGGCCAGACTGGAACAGGCTGAAATCGATCTTGCCAAGACCGTTATCAAGGCGCCTTTTGACTGCCGGCTCAGTGATGTCAAGCTCGAAACCGGCCAGTTCGTGCGCGCCGGCCAGTCGCTTTTCAAGGCGCACGCAACGGCTGTTACGGAGGTCGAAGCCCGGTTTCGGGCCGAACAACTCCGCAATCTGCTTGAGGTGGATAAACGTAGCCGGTTTCAGCCGGGAATAACGACCGGGACCTTCAGGCAATTATTCCGGAACGTGGGGGCAGTCGTCCGCCTGCAGAACGGGGAGTGGTCGGCTGACTGGAATGCCCGGGTCGACAGGGTCCGGGAAACAATGGATGCAAAAACCAGGGAAATGAGAGTCGTCGTCGCGGTGGATCGGCCTTATGAAAAGGCTCAGCCCGGTGTGCGCCCGCCTTTGACAGCCGGGATGTTCTGTGAGGTCACACTCAGCGGCCCCGTTCAGCCGAAAAAAGTTGTTCTGCCAAGATCCGCGATGCATGAAGGAACGGTGTTTACAGTAGACAACCAGCAGCGGCTGCGAAAAAAACAGGTAACAGTGGATTTTGCCCAGTCGGATTTTGTTGTCCTGAAGTCCGGGCTCTCAAGGGGTGAAAAAGTGGTTGTATCCGACCCGTCGCCCGCCATTGACGGCATGAAGGTCTCAACAACAACAGATGAGAACCTGAGACAACATCTTTTGACCATAAGCCAGGCAAAAGAGGCGCACTGA
- a CDS encoding ABC transporter permease, with product MILWRKCWAVAKKDIWVYYKKGPILIFGILFPVFLFLAFAIGRDMPPDRLAPGLIGMALFFTASATTPTVFPFETRTGTLERLLAAPLDMKTLLIGDILAAFLFGIGLSAVPVFISLTFLGATLASAPVLIAAVIASALCFAVMGTLFSTPPTDDPASIMTLANLVRLPLIFFSGVFLPIRQMPEWGQVLSYFSPLTYTTETMRFALGQDTSIHPGAALAMIVVFLLVFWTISLALHKRNIAKRLLA from the coding sequence ATGATCTTGTGGAGAAAATGCTGGGCAGTGGCGAAAAAAGATATCTGGGTCTACTATAAAAAGGGGCCGATACTGATTTTCGGGATTCTTTTTCCGGTGTTTCTCTTTCTGGCCTTTGCAATAGGCAGAGATATGCCGCCCGACCGACTGGCACCGGGCTTAATCGGCATGGCGCTTTTCTTTACAGCTTCTGCCACCACCCCGACGGTTTTTCCGTTTGAGACCAGAACCGGCACCCTGGAGCGGCTGCTTGCAGCCCCGCTGGACATGAAAACCCTGCTCATAGGCGACATATTGGCTGCTTTTCTGTTCGGCATAGGGCTTTCGGCCGTTCCGGTTTTTATCAGCCTGACCTTTTTGGGCGCCACGCTGGCATCTGCACCTGTTTTGATAGCCGCCGTTATTGCCTCTGCGCTGTGCTTTGCGGTGATGGGCACGCTGTTTTCAACTCCGCCCACAGATGATCCGGCTTCCATAATGACCCTGGCCAACCTGGTCCGGCTGCCGCTTATTTTCTTTTCCGGCGTGTTTCTGCCGATCCGGCAGATGCCTGAATGGGGACAGGTCCTGTCCTATTTTTCACCGCTTACCTATACCACTGAAACAATGCGCTTTGCGCTGGGCCAGGACACCTCAATCCACCCGGGCGCAGCCCTGGCCATGATCGTTGTGTTCCTCCTGGTGTTCTGGACGATCAGCCTCGCACTGCACAAGCGCAATATCGCCAAGCGGCTGTTGGCATAA
- a CDS encoding 4Fe-4S binding protein, with product MVYFGIRRIIQQTILLLTIAAGIQFVVYVFAATGNALPNIARPPSVEGFLPIGALISWKRFFATGAWDPVHPAAMVIFGFAILLSFLLRNAFCGWFCPVGTVSEWCYRTGESLFGKIFLPPRWLDIPLRGMKYGLLGFFVWIIYTMDASAIGAFQNSPYYRMADVKMLYLFLRPTTLTLIIIGTIVVLSFVIRHFWCRYLCPYGALTGLVAVVGPTRVRRNQDACIGCGRCRSACPKRLPIDRKSRIITPECIGCMECVTACPAEGALSFTSVGKDTAWPVKRVGITIAATWLILIYAATLTGNWKSGVSDREFQMRLKQMDSAAYQHPKKMDESMDADRNQN from the coding sequence ATGGTTTACTTTGGTATCCGGCGGATTATACAGCAAACCATTCTGCTGCTGACCATTGCGGCCGGTATTCAGTTTGTGGTCTACGTGTTCGCCGCAACGGGAAACGCTTTGCCGAACATTGCCAGGCCGCCGAGCGTGGAGGGGTTTCTGCCCATCGGCGCATTGATAAGCTGGAAAAGGTTTTTCGCCACCGGCGCATGGGACCCGGTCCATCCGGCGGCCATGGTGATTTTCGGATTTGCGATCCTGCTCTCGTTTCTTTTAAGAAATGCTTTCTGCGGATGGTTTTGCCCCGTGGGCACCGTGTCGGAGTGGTGCTACCGGACCGGTGAAAGCCTGTTCGGAAAAATATTCCTTCCACCCCGATGGCTCGATATCCCGCTGCGGGGGATGAAATATGGATTGCTCGGCTTTTTCGTTTGGATCATTTATACAATGGATGCATCGGCCATTGGCGCATTTCAGAATAGTCCCTATTACAGGATGGCCGATGTCAAGATGCTTTATCTTTTTCTGCGACCGACAACACTTACCTTAATTATCATCGGCACCATTGTGGTACTCTCATTTGTCATTCGCCACTTCTGGTGCCGTTACCTGTGCCCTTACGGTGCACTGACCGGTCTTGTGGCCGTCGTCGGCCCCACGCGGGTGCGCCGTAATCAGGATGCTTGTATCGGCTGCGGCCGATGTCGCAGTGCGTGCCCAAAAAGGCTGCCGATTGATCGTAAATCCCGAATTATCACCCCTGAATGTATCGGATGCATGGAGTGCGTGACCGCATGTCCGGCTGAGGGCGCGCTCTCGTTTACGAGCGTCGGCAAGGATACCGCATGGCCCGTAAAACGGGTAGGCATAACCATTGCCGCCACTTGGCTGATACTGATCTATGCCGCAACATTGACAGGGAACTGGAAAAGCGGGGTTTCGGACAGGGAATTCCAGATGCGGCTAAAACAGATGGACAGTGCCGCTTACCAGCATCCGAAAAAGATGGATGAAAGCATGGACGCCGACAGAAACCAAAATTGA
- a CDS encoding porin — translation MRKIIVLLTGLILLLPSLAGAYELYKSGDVSLNVGYWGQAWYQHVSDYDTNGDGVEDDSLNDFMIRRSYFSVSGTATPELSFFMHYAADRLGQQDLDNSGMGLGSGLAVRDAWVNYKILGNDFMLQMGRMYVPFTRNYGTTSTKALLTTELNWGQGGIRSGIFYPSKVGRDDSATVWGNVLDDKLQYRFMVGEGAESAAKNPDDELRYAGRVSYNLLDPETSWFNKGTNLGGASIIAIGAGFDYQPDLVWDGAQDDYRACTFDVHVDMPLGAGAVTGDAAYINIDNSANGVTDSDLAAGGDGEMITGQLGYLFYDRIQPFGHVEAILPDADGTEDTMVYGLGCNYYIKGLANKLTLEWTTVASDSNAVEDKDIVTLQAAFGF, via the coding sequence ATGCGAAAAATTATAGTTTTATTGACTGGACTCATTTTATTGCTGCCTTCTTTGGCCGGGGCCTATGAACTTTACAAAAGCGGCGATGTAAGCCTGAACGTCGGTTACTGGGGGCAGGCCTGGTATCAGCATGTCAGCGATTATGATACCAACGGTGACGGGGTTGAGGATGACAGTTTAAACGACTTTATGATCCGGCGTTCTTATTTCAGTGTCAGCGGTACGGCCACGCCGGAATTGAGTTTTTTCATGCATTATGCAGCCGACCGGCTCGGCCAGCAGGATCTGGACAATTCCGGTATGGGGCTGGGCTCGGGTCTTGCGGTCCGGGATGCCTGGGTGAATTACAAAATTCTGGGCAACGATTTCATGCTGCAGATGGGGCGGATGTATGTTCCTTTTACCCGCAATTACGGCACCACTTCAACCAAGGCGCTTTTAACCACCGAACTCAACTGGGGCCAGGGCGGGATCCGAAGCGGAATTTTTTATCCCAGCAAAGTCGGCCGCGATGACAGCGCCACGGTCTGGGGCAATGTTTTGGACGACAAGCTTCAATACAGGTTTATGGTCGGAGAGGGTGCGGAAAGCGCCGCAAAGAACCCTGATGACGAACTGCGGTATGCGGGCAGGGTGAGCTATAATTTGCTGGACCCGGAAACCAGTTGGTTCAACAAGGGAACCAATCTGGGCGGGGCCTCCATCATCGCTATCGGTGCGGGTTTTGACTATCAGCCCGACCTGGTCTGGGACGGCGCCCAGGATGATTACAGGGCCTGTACTTTTGACGTGCATGTGGATATGCCCTTGGGAGCTGGCGCTGTTACAGGGGATGCCGCCTACATCAACATTGATAACTCGGCAAACGGTGTTACGGACTCCGACCTTGCCGCCGGCGGGGACGGAGAAATGATTACCGGTCAGCTCGGATACTTGTTTTACGACCGGATTCAGCCGTTCGGTCATGTGGAGGCCATTTTGCCGGATGCCGACGGTACCGAGGATACCATGGTATATGGCCTGGGGTGCAATTATTACATCAAGGGCCTGGCCAACAAGCTGACCCTTGAGTGGACAACCGTGGCCAGCGACAGCAATGCGGTGGAAGACAAGGATATCGTTACGCTTCAGGCGGCATTCGGATTTTAA
- a CDS encoding VOC family protein — MNKDFKTANTIFYCRKWKQTVSFYRDRLGLPVNFSNDWFVEFRLTDGSRISIADETRASIKSCGGKGITLALEVKDIDSVWADMDRSGVSPTKIRDHPWGARVFYFYDPEGHRIEIWQQNP; from the coding sequence ATGAATAAAGACTTCAAAACCGCAAATACCATTTTTTACTGCAGGAAATGGAAACAAACCGTTTCCTTCTACCGCGACCGCCTCGGCCTGCCGGTGAATTTTTCAAACGACTGGTTTGTGGAATTCCGCCTGACCGACGGTTCAAGGATCAGCATTGCAGACGAAACCCGCGCTTCCATCAAAAGCTGCGGCGGCAAAGGCATCACCCTGGCCCTGGAAGTGAAAGATATCGATTCGGTTTGGGCGGATATGGACAGATCCGGCGTTTCCCCCACAAAAATCAGAGATCATCCCTGGGGCGCCCGGGTGTTTTATTTTTATGACCCGGAAGGACACCGGATCGAAATCTGGCAGCAGAATCCATAG
- a CDS encoding type 1 glutamine amidotransferase → MKAHILQQVPFEGIGSIQSWLTAQNASIHCTRFYESPILPDITDIDLIIVMGGPMSVNDVSSFPWLEAEKQFIHEAIRVKKSVVGICLGAQIIASALGARVYPGPQKEIGWFDIEASSDDTTGLFRFPEKTTVFHWHGETFDLPPGAARLAKSSVCENQAFQVGKNVIGLQFHLETTPEALDLIIRNCGDELTDAEYIQKEPDMRAIPQKQYTIINQLMHEILAYVTQA, encoded by the coding sequence ATGAAGGCTCATATTTTGCAACAGGTTCCTTTTGAAGGCATTGGCAGCATTCAGTCATGGCTTACCGCACAAAACGCAAGCATTCATTGCACACGTTTCTATGAATCGCCGATATTGCCGGATATTACAGATATTGACCTTATCATTGTCATGGGCGGGCCAATGAGCGTTAACGACGTATCTTCTTTTCCCTGGCTTGAGGCAGAGAAGCAGTTCATACACGAAGCAATCCGAGTGAAAAAGTCTGTTGTCGGCATCTGTCTTGGTGCGCAGATTATTGCCAGCGCTTTGGGTGCGCGCGTATATCCCGGCCCTCAAAAAGAAATCGGCTGGTTCGATATCGAGGCGTCATCAGATGATACAACCGGCTTGTTCCGGTTCCCGGAAAAAACGACAGTTTTTCACTGGCATGGAGAAACTTTTGACCTGCCGCCCGGGGCGGCGCGGCTGGCAAAAAGTTCAGTTTGTGAAAATCAGGCATTTCAGGTCGGGAAAAATGTAATTGGATTGCAGTTCCACTTGGAGACCACACCCGAGGCGCTTGATTTGATTATCCGCAATTGCGGCGATGAGTTGACTGACGCTGAATATATTCAAAAGGAACCGGATATGCGGGCAATTCCCCAAAAGCAATACACAATCATAAACCAGCTGATGCATGAAATACTTGCATATGTCACACAAGCGTGA
- a CDS encoding ABC transporter ATP-binding protein, translated as MEPCIRVSQISKRYNGHLAVDGVSFTVNPGEVFGFLGPNGAGKTTTQRILTGLLKPSRGSVWILDHDMAKDPMGAKEHIGIVPETANPYTELSAWKNMVLSGEFYGMSGRSLKNRAEEMLSEFGLWQRRREPVKNYSKGMKQRLVLAMALLHGPQILFLDEPTAGLDVESRRLIHEKVKTLARQGTAVFYTTHHIDEANDLCVRVAIIRQGRIVAMDRPEALKAAFQGSQSVLTAFDSPVEAEKLRRIPSVHRIEKEGDKIRLYTSYPGRVVAEVVDFAKQNNLAILSLNTLAPSLEDVFVSLAHESREPAEEKEP; from the coding sequence ATGGAACCCTGTATCCGGGTCAGCCAGATAAGCAAAAGATATAACGGCCATCTTGCGGTGGATGGTGTGAGCTTCACGGTAAACCCCGGAGAAGTCTTTGGTTTTCTGGGCCCCAACGGCGCGGGCAAAACCACCACCCAGCGCATTCTGACCGGTCTTTTAAAACCGAGCCGGGGAAGCGTGTGGATACTGGACCACGATATGGCAAAGGATCCCATGGGCGCAAAGGAACATATCGGAATCGTGCCCGAGACGGCCAATCCCTATACCGAGCTTTCAGCCTGGAAAAACATGGTCCTGTCAGGTGAATTCTACGGAATGAGCGGCAGAAGCCTTAAAAACCGGGCAGAAGAGATGCTTTCCGAATTCGGGCTGTGGCAAAGGCGCAGGGAACCGGTTAAAAATTACTCCAAGGGAATGAAGCAGCGCCTGGTGCTGGCCATGGCCCTTCTCCACGGACCGCAGATCTTGTTTTTAGACGAACCCACCGCGGGTTTGGACGTGGAAAGCCGGCGCCTGATACATGAAAAGGTTAAGACACTGGCCCGCCAGGGTACGGCAGTGTTCTACACAACCCACCATATCGACGAGGCCAATGATCTGTGCGTTCGGGTTGCCATCATCAGGCAGGGCCGCATTGTGGCCATGGACCGGCCCGAAGCCCTAAAGGCGGCCTTTCAGGGAAGCCAATCCGTGCTGACAGCCTTTGACAGCCCGGTGGAAGCGGAAAAACTCCGCAGGATTCCTTCGGTTCACAGGATCGAAAAAGAGGGCGACAAGATCCGCCTGTACACCTCATATCCGGGCCGGGTGGTCGCCGAGGTGGTTGATTTTGCAAAACAGAACAACCTGGCAATTCTGTCTTTAAACACCCTGGCCCCGAGCCTTGAGGACGTATTTGTCTCACTGGCCCACGAAAGCCGCGAACCGGCAGAGGAAAAGGAGCCATAA
- a CDS encoding antitoxin, RHH family protein, whose amino-acid sequence MPAKNPRVNVVLEKPLYSALHDLAEEQGLSLSMLMRDLVKEALELREDRALAEFAAEREEDFDRGKALTHEEVWG is encoded by the coding sequence ATGCCCGCAAAAAATCCAAGAGTCAACGTCGTATTGGAAAAACCCTTATACAGTGCGCTGCATGACCTTGCGGAAGAACAGGGGCTTTCGCTGTCCATGCTAATGCGCGACCTGGTCAAGGAGGCCCTGGAGCTGCGCGAGGACCGGGCCCTGGCCGAATTCGCCGCGGAACGTGAGGAAGATTTTGATCGCGGCAAGGCGCTTACCCATGAAGAAGTGTGGGGATAG
- a CDS encoding type II toxin-antitoxin system RelE/ParE family toxin, which produces MKKCGDSVSFSLLYHPEVVKRDIPKLNSDIRKRIKRAIETRLLTAPQEYGEPLRKTLKNYWKLRVGDYRIVFRVADNEILILGICHRKEAYSLMEKRRDQA; this is translated from the coding sequence ATGAAGAAGTGTGGGGATAGTGTGTCATTTTCTCTTCTTTATCATCCGGAGGTCGTGAAGCGCGATATTCCGAAGTTAAACAGTGACATCCGAAAACGGATCAAAAGGGCAATAGAAACCCGCCTCCTGACAGCCCCCCAGGAATATGGCGAACCCCTGCGCAAGACGCTTAAAAACTACTGGAAACTCCGGGTCGGCGATTATCGCATCGTGTTCAGGGTGGCGGACAATGAAATCCTTATACTGGGCATCTGTCACCGCAAGGAAGCTTATTCTTTGATGGAAAAAAGGCGGGACCAAGCCTGA
- a CDS encoding DUF1858 domain-containing protein — MTVKTILEKYPRATIVFFRMGMHCPGCQAEAFHTLEEAARAHNRAPELMVDELNRAIFCDNKT; from the coding sequence ATGACCGTAAAAACGATCCTGGAAAAATATCCGCGGGCCACGATTGTGTTTTTCCGGATGGGAATGCATTGCCCCGGATGCCAGGCAGAGGCCTTCCACACCCTGGAAGAAGCGGCCCGGGCACACAACCGCGCCCCGGAACTGATGGTTGACGAATTGAACCGGGCGATTTTCTGTGACAACAAAACCTGA
- a CDS encoding RidA family protein, producing the protein MKSLEKNLINPPGTEKIYQRMQFSQAVRAGNMVWVSGQVGIDENGKAAEGIEAQARAAFAGLQHVLAEAGAGLEDIVELVTYHTSMKEIGGFAKIKAEFIPENFPAWTAVGVTELVMPELLCEIRATAVIKSGSAS; encoded by the coding sequence ATGAAATCTTTAGAAAAAAACCTGATCAACCCGCCCGGAACCGAAAAGATTTACCAGCGCATGCAGTTTTCCCAGGCGGTGCGCGCCGGAAACATGGTCTGGGTATCGGGACAGGTGGGTATTGACGAAAACGGAAAGGCCGCCGAAGGCATTGAGGCCCAGGCACGGGCGGCTTTTGCCGGCCTGCAGCACGTTCTGGCTGAAGCCGGCGCCGGCCTGGAAGACATCGTGGAGCTGGTGACGTATCACACCTCCATGAAGGAAATCGGGGGATTTGCAAAGATCAAGGCGGAGTTTATTCCCGAAAACTTTCCGGCCTGGACCGCGGTGGGCGTAACCGAACTGGTGATGCCCGAGCTTTTGTGCGAAATCCGGGCCACTGCAGTGATCAAAAGCGGTTCCGCCTCCTGA
- the cooS gene encoding anaerobic carbon-monoxide dehydrogenase catalytic subunit, with the protein MTENKKKIDVNELTLCTATAQMLQRMRTDGVENAFDRASDMKPCPIGAKSACCKHCAMGPCRLNAKDPYAKNGVCGATIDTIQARNFARMVASGTAAHSSHGMSMLNLFRDVIEGRAQDYTLGDPQKLKQVAASLGIETEEKDDTAIARELCAVLDQTYLQTAGEIPYARRVPPETLETWRKLDIVPRGAMCEVMELIQRTHAGMDQDYKNLSTQIMKTALVDGWGGSLMATDISDMLFGTPAAVSAEVDMGCLKEDQVNIIIHGHEPYLLESVLVSVNDPKMQEKARQAGAKGINLVGMCCSGLEMLSRHGIPHAGNFMSTEAIMASGAVDAMGVDVQCIQQSLASVADCYETEFFTTNPSCRIEGAKHIGLDEHDPRACTDEIVARAIERFANRKAAIDIPQSKSVGIHGFSHEYINYMLGGSFRASYTPLNDNIINGRILGVAGVVGCVNPRVRQEQVHVDLVRRLIENDVLVVQTGCSQISLAKAGLCTPEAAYFAGPGLREVCEAVGMPPVLGMGSCVDNSRILMAVTEMVNAGGLGGRIADLPVAGAAPEWYSEKAVAIGQYFVASGVFTVFGVTFPVIEGTGFHKYMFEELEQQGLGKWAFTPDPEEMAQMMITHIDGKRKALGIDKARERVLVDMAARRDLNQ; encoded by the coding sequence ATGACCGAGAATAAAAAGAAAATTGATGTCAACGAACTGACCCTGTGCACAGCCACGGCGCAGATGCTGCAGCGGATGCGGACCGACGGGGTTGAAAATGCATTTGACCGCGCCTCGGACATGAAGCCCTGCCCCATCGGGGCCAAATCCGCCTGCTGCAAGCACTGCGCAATGGGGCCCTGCCGGCTTAACGCAAAAGACCCCTATGCCAAAAACGGGGTTTGCGGGGCAACCATTGACACCATACAGGCAAGAAATTTCGCCCGCATGGTGGCCAGCGGCACGGCGGCGCATTCGAGCCACGGCATGAGCATGCTCAACCTGTTCAGAGACGTGATCGAGGGCAGGGCTCAGGACTACACACTCGGCGACCCGCAAAAGCTAAAACAGGTGGCCGCCTCCCTAGGCATTGAAACCGAAGAAAAAGATGATACGGCGATCGCGCGCGAACTCTGTGCGGTGCTGGATCAGACATACCTGCAGACCGCCGGGGAAATCCCCTATGCCCGCAGGGTGCCGCCCGAAACCCTGGAGACCTGGCGCAAGCTCGACATTGTCCCCAGGGGCGCCATGTGCGAGGTCATGGAACTGATCCAGCGTACCCATGCCGGCATGGACCAGGATTACAAAAACCTGTCCACCCAGATCATGAAAACCGCACTGGTGGACGGATGGGGCGGCTCCCTGATGGCCACGGACATATCCGATATGCTCTTCGGCACGCCTGCTGCGGTCAGCGCAGAGGTGGATATGGGGTGTCTCAAGGAAGACCAGGTCAATATCATCATTCACGGCCACGAGCCCTATCTGCTGGAATCTGTGCTGGTTTCAGTAAATGACCCGAAAATGCAGGAAAAAGCCAGGCAGGCCGGGGCCAAAGGGATCAACCTGGTGGGCATGTGCTGTTCCGGCCTGGAAATGCTCTCCAGGCACGGTATCCCGCATGCCGGCAACTTCATGTCCACGGAAGCGATCATGGCAAGCGGGGCCGTTGACGCCATGGGCGTTGACGTACAGTGTATCCAGCAAAGCCTTGCCAGCGTGGCGGACTGCTATGAAACCGAATTTTTCACCACCAATCCAAGCTGCCGCATCGAGGGGGCAAAACATATAGGGCTTGACGAGCACGATCCCCGCGCCTGCACAGATGAAATCGTTGCCAGGGCAATCGAGCGTTTTGCAAACCGCAAGGCAGCCATCGACATTCCACAGTCAAAAAGCGTCGGCATCCACGGATTTTCCCACGAATATATCAACTACATGCTCGGCGGAAGCTTCCGGGCTTCCTACACGCCGTTAAACGACAACATCATAAACGGCCGGATACTGGGTGTTGCCGGTGTGGTCGGGTGTGTAAATCCCAGGGTCAGGCAGGAACAGGTGCATGTAGACCTGGTGCGCCGACTGATCGAAAACGATGTGCTGGTGGTGCAGACAGGGTGCAGCCAGATATCTCTTGCCAAGGCGGGCCTGTGCACCCCGGAGGCGGCATATTTTGCCGGCCCGGGTCTGCGCGAGGTCTGCGAGGCGGTCGGTATGCCGCCGGTGCTGGGCATGGGCTCCTGCGTGGATAACAGCCGGATTTTAATGGCTGTCACGGAGATGGTAAACGCCGGCGGGCTGGGCGGCCGCATTGCGGATCTCCCGGTAGCGGGCGCCGCACCCGAATGGTATAGTGAAAAGGCGGTGGCCATCGGGCAGTATTTCGTGGCCTCGGGCGTGTTTACAGTGTTCGGCGTGACCTTTCCCGTAATCGAAGGCACCGGTTTTCACAAATACATGTTTGAAGAACTCGAACAGCAGGGCCTTGGCAAATGGGCGTTTACTCCGGATCCCGAAGAAATGGCGCAGATGATGATCACCCATATTGACGGAAAACGAAAGGCCCTGGGCATTGACAAGGCCCGCGAACGGGTCCTGGTGGATATGGCCGCCCGCAGGGACTTGAATCAGTAG
- a CDS encoding Crp/Fnr family transcriptional regulator, which produces MDKQAIDENIFSQSELLRDIPESQASEILNTGIRKTLQKDEILFHQGDSAAKCYFLLSGRIKLTKLHEEGREAVIRYISPGGLTAAGVVLRGNQYPVTAKSLCLTTLIGWDKNTMLSVMHQYPQISVNMVSLVLDRLEEMQQRFLEITAEQVECRIARALLGIMQHAGTKTDNGIRIDIDLSREDIADFTGTTHYTVSRILSDWTRKGWIATNRRQITVMDAHALRLCTVTSFS; this is translated from the coding sequence GTGGACAAACAAGCCATTGACGAAAATATTTTTTCTCAATCCGAGTTGCTCAGGGATATACCCGAAAGCCAGGCTTCTGAGATACTAAATACCGGTATCCGGAAAACCCTTCAAAAAGATGAGATTTTATTCCATCAGGGGGATTCGGCGGCAAAATGTTATTTTTTACTTTCAGGCCGGATCAAACTGACAAAGCTGCATGAAGAGGGGCGGGAAGCTGTAATCCGCTATATCAGCCCCGGGGGGTTGACAGCGGCAGGAGTTGTCCTCAGGGGAAATCAATATCCCGTAACGGCAAAATCCCTTTGCCTGACTACCCTGATCGGCTGGGATAAAAACACCATGCTCAGCGTCATGCATCAATATCCCCAAATTTCCGTCAATATGGTTTCCCTTGTTCTCGACCGGCTCGAAGAAATGCAGCAGCGGTTCCTGGAAATCACCGCCGAGCAGGTAGAGTGCCGGATTGCCCGGGCTCTTTTGGGGATCATGCAACACGCCGGCACCAAAACAGACAACGGCATCCGGATCGATATTGATCTGAGCCGGGAGGACATAGCCGATTTCACGGGCACGACGCATTATACGGTAAGCCGCATATTAAGCGACTGGACCAGAAAAGGCTGGATTGCCACCAATCGCCGGCAGATTACGGTCATGGACGCCCACGCCTTGAGGCTGTGTACTGTAACATCCTTTTCCTGA